One Rhodothermaceae bacterium genomic window carries:
- a CDS encoding FAD-binding protein, which translates to MQNKDLALTDFLRALKRESQGEIRTDEYSRVLYSTDASIYSVMPHGVFFPASRDDVQMAVTLAAKFGIPILPRTGGSSLAGQAVSEAVVMDFTRHLNRILEVNEAEGWVRAEPGLVLDQLNNSIAPTGLQFGPDPASSNRAALGGIVSNNSTGSHSICYGMTADHILNMNVVLSDGSQVYLGPLEMEELKKKAQRSGAEGRIYRGMMELTQSPKHRKAIIEGTPRHWRRCGGYNLDRFVGEAASFKVPQDERFNLAKLVCGAEGTLAVIQDVTLNLVPIPEARGLAIVHFGSTVEALRQIPAILEANPSAIELLDNLGLQLCKDVPEYARLLSTFIEGDPDCILITEFYGSGEAELRSKIEYLRTVLAAQGHSDSVLPVLEPSRQGNVWAVRKAGLGLLMSIKGDHKPIPFIEDAAVPTEHLAEYVEKIGRFCEERDTRVAYYAHASAGCVHIRPLINTKEASEIAKIPEILDFAVDLLQGYGGALSSEHGDGRARSWMNERFFGPDLYRLYQKVKQFWDPEGLLNQGVVVDAPAGTENLRYGPDYEVIPLELNLDFSAEHGFDRAVEMCNGAGICRKETAGVMCPSFMVTREEEHTTRGRANALRAALSGELPHEELTSKRMYEVMDLCVECKGCKSECPSSVDMAKIKFEFLSQYHKKHGIPLRTRMFGDIAKISRLTSGALAPIFNGVLGSLPVRFILDRALGISMQRKMPTFARQPFTAWFRKRSRNGQQKRQVVLFHDTFNTFNDPHVSIAAVEVLEAAGFKVILPGHRCCGRPLISKGLVKKARAAAKDTVERLLPYAKQGLPIIGLEPSCLLSMRDEYLYLLPESEDARIVASQAVLFDEFIARLAEEGRLPMTFTGTAKEVLLHGHCHQRALVGTEPTRKILTLPENYHVREVDSSCCGMAGAFGYEKEHYAISRKMAERRLVPEIRSAGRDALIVAPGTSCRHQLQHYDIKRVLHPAEVLRDAMILSAD; encoded by the coding sequence ATGCAAAACAAGGATCTGGCATTGACAGATTTTTTGCGCGCACTCAAAAGGGAGAGCCAGGGGGAGATTCGAACGGACGAGTATAGCCGCGTCCTCTACAGTACGGACGCCAGTATTTACAGCGTGATGCCGCACGGCGTCTTTTTTCCGGCTTCAAGGGATGATGTGCAAATGGCAGTCACGCTCGCTGCCAAATTCGGCATTCCGATTCTTCCTCGGACCGGGGGCAGCAGCCTCGCTGGACAGGCGGTTTCCGAAGCAGTGGTCATGGACTTCACCCGCCACTTAAACCGAATCCTGGAGGTGAACGAGGCAGAAGGCTGGGTACGGGCTGAGCCGGGTCTTGTACTGGATCAACTCAACAACAGCATCGCACCGACTGGATTGCAGTTTGGCCCGGATCCGGCCAGTAGTAATCGAGCTGCTTTGGGAGGGATTGTCAGCAATAACTCAACCGGAAGCCATTCCATCTGTTATGGCATGACGGCCGATCACATTCTCAATATGAATGTTGTGCTGAGTGATGGCTCACAGGTATACCTTGGGCCATTAGAGATGGAGGAGCTCAAAAAGAAGGCGCAGCGAAGTGGTGCTGAAGGAAGGATTTACCGGGGAATGATGGAACTGACCCAATCACCAAAGCATCGCAAAGCAATCATTGAAGGAACGCCTCGTCACTGGCGACGGTGTGGAGGGTACAATCTCGATCGGTTTGTTGGGGAAGCCGCGTCCTTCAAGGTCCCTCAGGACGAGCGGTTTAATCTGGCAAAACTGGTGTGCGGTGCAGAGGGGACTCTGGCGGTGATCCAGGATGTGACGCTGAATCTGGTGCCCATTCCCGAGGCTCGTGGCTTGGCAATTGTCCACTTTGGCTCCACTGTAGAAGCACTCCGGCAAATTCCGGCCATTCTGGAAGCCAACCCCAGTGCAATTGAGCTACTGGATAACCTTGGATTGCAATTGTGTAAGGATGTACCCGAATATGCACGACTCCTTTCAACATTCATTGAGGGGGATCCGGATTGCATTCTCATTACAGAGTTTTACGGGAGTGGCGAAGCAGAATTGCGATCGAAAATTGAATATCTGCGCACGGTTCTAGCTGCACAGGGGCATAGTGATAGTGTACTGCCGGTGCTGGAGCCTAGCCGGCAAGGGAATGTGTGGGCTGTTCGGAAGGCAGGCCTGGGTCTGTTGATGAGTATCAAGGGAGATCACAAGCCAATCCCATTTATCGAAGATGCAGCAGTTCCGACCGAACACTTGGCAGAGTATGTGGAGAAAATTGGCCGTTTCTGTGAAGAGAGAGATACCCGGGTTGCCTATTACGCGCATGCCAGTGCTGGTTGCGTCCATATTCGCCCCCTGATTAACACAAAAGAAGCATCGGAAATTGCCAAGATCCCAGAAATTCTTGATTTTGCCGTTGACCTACTACAGGGGTATGGGGGCGCACTCTCCAGTGAGCATGGGGATGGGCGGGCACGGAGCTGGATGAATGAGCGATTCTTTGGACCGGATTTGTATCGGCTGTATCAGAAAGTCAAACAATTCTGGGATCCCGAAGGACTATTGAACCAGGGGGTGGTTGTGGATGCACCTGCCGGAACAGAAAATTTGCGTTATGGCCCCGACTATGAAGTTATCCCCCTGGAGCTAAATCTTGACTTCAGTGCGGAGCATGGATTTGATCGTGCGGTGGAGATGTGTAATGGAGCGGGCATCTGTCGCAAAGAAACGGCGGGGGTGATGTGTCCCAGTTTCATGGTAACCCGTGAGGAAGAGCATACTACCCGGGGTCGTGCCAATGCCCTGAGAGCTGCGCTTTCTGGTGAATTGCCCCACGAAGAGTTGACCAGTAAGCGCATGTATGAGGTGATGGATCTGTGTGTCGAGTGTAAAGGATGCAAGTCCGAGTGCCCCTCCTCGGTTGATATGGCGAAAATCAAGTTCGAGTTTTTGTCACAGTATCACAAGAAACACGGCATCCCGCTACGCACACGCATGTTTGGGGATATCGCAAAAATCAGCCGCCTGACCAGCGGTGCACTCGCACCCATATTTAACGGGGTTTTAGGGAGTCTCCCCGTGCGTTTCATACTGGATCGCGCACTGGGGATCTCCATGCAGCGGAAGATGCCAACATTTGCCAGACAACCCTTTACTGCCTGGTTCAGGAAGCGCTCACGAAATGGACAGCAGAAGAGACAGGTCGTGTTATTTCATGATACTTTTAACACCTTCAACGACCCGCATGTATCCATTGCAGCTGTTGAAGTGCTGGAGGCCGCCGGTTTCAAGGTAATCCTGCCAGGGCATCGCTGCTGTGGACGGCCGCTGATCTCGAAAGGATTGGTAAAGAAGGCACGTGCCGCGGCAAAGGACACTGTAGAGCGACTATTGCCATACGCAAAGCAGGGACTGCCCATCATTGGCTTGGAGCCCAGCTGTCTGCTGTCCATGCGTGACGAATATCTGTACCTGTTGCCAGAGAGCGAAGATGCGCGAATAGTTGCCAGTCAAGCCGTACTGTTTGACGAGTTTATTGCCCGCCTTGCAGAAGAAGGGCGATTGCCAATGACCTTTACAGGCACCGCAAAAGAAGTCTTGCTACACGGCCACTGCCATCAGCGTGCGCTTGTAGGAACGGAGCCAACACGAAAAATCCTGACGTTACCTGAAAACTATCATGTGCGTGAGGTGGACTCCAGTTGTTGTGGAATGGCGGGTGCATTTGGCTATGAAAAAGAGCACTATGCGATCTCTCGAAAGATGGCAGAAAGGCGCTTGGTTCCCGAAATACGCAGCGCTGGCAGGGATGCACTGATTGTTGCCCCAGGCACCAGTTGCCGCCACCAGCTGCAGCACTACGACATCAAGCGCGTGTTGCATCCGGCGGAGGTGCTTCGGGATGCAATGATCTTGTCAGCAGACTAG
- a CDS encoding ROK family protein — MEILGIDIGGSGIKGALVDIESGQLTSERFRLETPTGAYPKEVAGVVHAVTKRFSWKKKVGVTMPVRIRDGIARTAANIDQSWIGTNVEELFSSTLGSEVTVLNDADAAGYAEVHYGAAKGASGKTLVLTLGTGIGSSLFVGPVLVPNLELGHLRMAGTTAEALAANSIRKRDQLSWKKWAKRLQNYLTYVEFLFDPNLIILGGGVSRPKRTKHYFHLLKTTAQLLPAHFQNEAGIIGAACAAHTLTD, encoded by the coding sequence TTGGAAATTCTAGGAATAGACATAGGGGGATCCGGGATCAAGGGAGCTCTGGTTGATATTGAATCCGGGCAACTGACTTCGGAGCGTTTCCGCCTTGAGACGCCCACCGGAGCATACCCGAAGGAGGTTGCGGGAGTCGTGCACGCGGTCACGAAGCGTTTTTCGTGGAAGAAAAAGGTTGGAGTCACAATGCCTGTACGCATACGTGACGGCATTGCCCGTACGGCCGCAAATATTGATCAATCCTGGATCGGCACAAATGTAGAGGAACTGTTTTCATCTACGTTAGGCTCTGAAGTAACGGTGCTCAACGATGCGGATGCCGCTGGCTACGCAGAAGTCCACTATGGTGCGGCCAAAGGTGCATCTGGAAAGACGCTCGTCCTGACCTTGGGTACAGGCATTGGCTCCAGCCTGTTCGTGGGACCCGTTCTGGTCCCCAACCTGGAACTGGGCCATCTACGCATGGCTGGAACCACTGCGGAAGCCTTGGCAGCCAACAGCATTCGCAAGCGTGATCAACTGTCTTGGAAAAAGTGGGCGAAGCGCCTTCAAAACTACCTGACCTACGTTGAATTCCTTTTTGACCCAAATTTGATTATTCTCGGTGGCGGGGTCAGCCGGCCGAAACGTACCAAGCACTACTTTCACCTGCTCAAAACAACGGCACAACTTCTACCAGCACATTTTCAGAATGAAGCCGGCATTATCGGAGCCGCGTGTGCGGCCCACACTTTAACAGATTGA
- a CDS encoding 2,3,4,5-tetrahydropyridine-2,6-dicarboxylate N-succinyltransferase: MPFSPSVIQQQLSSDDPSLQRSGFEHLIDALNHGSVRAASRNEEGIWQAHAWVKKGLLYGFRIGRLEKIAAEPAPFFDKDTFPVKPLNVTDRVRLVPGGSSIRTGCYVSPSVICMPPMYINTGAYVDEGTMVDSHALVGSCAQVGKRVHVSAAVQIGGVLEPPGALPVIIEDDSFLGGGCGIYEGCIVREGAVLAPGVILTNSTRLYDLVHERIAKPGEVPAGAVVVPGSRSKSGSFAHEHGISTYVPVIVKYRDTQTDAATELESALR; this comes from the coding sequence ATGCCCTTTTCACCATCAGTCATTCAACAGCAGCTTTCATCGGATGACCCCAGTCTACAAAGATCTGGTTTTGAGCACCTGATTGATGCGCTCAATCATGGGTCTGTGCGGGCGGCTTCCCGCAATGAAGAAGGGATCTGGCAGGCTCATGCCTGGGTGAAGAAAGGTCTGCTTTACGGATTTCGAATCGGGAGACTGGAGAAAATTGCTGCCGAGCCGGCTCCTTTCTTTGACAAGGATACGTTTCCGGTCAAACCCCTCAACGTCACAGATCGTGTTCGACTGGTACCCGGAGGCTCTTCCATTCGAACCGGCTGCTATGTCAGCCCAAGCGTCATCTGCATGCCCCCGATGTACATCAATACGGGTGCATATGTGGATGAGGGGACCATGGTGGATTCACACGCTCTCGTGGGTAGTTGCGCACAGGTTGGAAAACGGGTACATGTATCTGCTGCTGTGCAGATCGGAGGAGTATTAGAGCCTCCCGGGGCCCTGCCGGTGATCATTGAGGATGACAGCTTTCTTGGCGGTGGCTGCGGTATCTATGAAGGCTGCATTGTTCGAGAAGGTGCTGTTTTGGCTCCCGGGGTCATTCTGACTAATTCCACGCGACTCTACGATCTAGTCCATGAACGGATCGCCAAGCCGGGTGAGGTACCTGCCGGGGCTGTTGTTGTCCCCGGGAGCCGATCCAAATCAGGCTCCTTTGCCCATGAGCATGGGATTTCCACGTATGTGCCCGTGATCGTGAAGTATCGCGACACTCAGACAGATGCGGCAACGGAGCTGGAATCGGCGCTGCGTTAA
- a CDS encoding gamma-glutamyl-gamma-aminobutyrate hydrolase family protein, producing the protein MKPLIGITTSFEDEQYRLDHSYVNAVRAAHGQPTLLPLVNSVVEAKRLCDPLQGLIIPGGPGITTNMIGTLPTQLDPVNPKRWKSDNLILDVAIEQNLPILGICYGMQLLSVRAGGTLYADVEKQVSGTCVHSEKRGAADHPMKILPNSHLAKIWDSDVNIVNSRHFQAVCDPGTGYIVSAQSSDGTIEAIERIDGIHIGVQFHPERMEAYSLFRNLVRQALEYEYAA; encoded by the coding sequence ATGAAACCGTTGATTGGTATAACGACATCTTTTGAAGACGAACAATACCGGCTTGATCACAGCTATGTGAATGCGGTAAGGGCCGCTCACGGACAGCCAACGCTTCTGCCACTGGTGAATTCTGTAGTAGAAGCGAAACGACTTTGTGATCCGCTTCAAGGACTAATCATCCCCGGTGGCCCCGGTATCACCACCAACATGATTGGAACCCTCCCCACTCAACTGGACCCTGTCAATCCGAAGCGGTGGAAGTCTGACAACCTGATTCTGGATGTGGCAATTGAACAGAATCTGCCTATCCTTGGAATTTGCTATGGCATGCAACTGCTCTCTGTCCGGGCTGGAGGGACGCTCTACGCAGATGTCGAAAAGCAGGTCAGCGGAACATGCGTGCACAGCGAAAAACGAGGAGCCGCTGACCATCCGATGAAAATTCTTCCAAACAGCCACCTGGCGAAGATCTGGGATTCAGACGTTAACATTGTGAATTCCCGCCATTTCCAAGCCGTATGCGATCCAGGAACCGGCTATATTGTAAGTGCTCAGAGCTCGGATGGCACCATTGAAGCCATCGAACGCATAGACGGCATCCATATCGGTGTACAGTTTCATCCAGAACGAATGGAGGCATACTCCTTATTCCGTAACCTTGTCCGACAGGCCCTGGAGTACGAATATGCTGCGTGA
- a CDS encoding DNA primase, producing the protein MWIPDHIVDQVRESSDILGVVQDYVRMKKAGNNYVGLCPFHEEKTPSFNVNPSKGIFKCFGCGKGGNVLTFVMEIERLEFVDAVRWLADRAGIKIPEQRVDREAFEQTEVVYHALRFASEYFTQKLQDPVSGAVALAYLQRRGLTENTIERFQLGYAPDSWDGLLKAAERGHIKPEALERAGLVKKNDKGGYYDRFRNRVIFPVWSHIGKITGFGGRALKEGPRTPKYLNSPETEVYHKSFVLYGLYQAKREARQQGKVLLVEGYTDVLALDQAGIGSVACCGTALTPQQVKLLGRFVKEIQLLYDADTAGAEATERAIDCILQNGLDASVVSLPEGEDPDSFVRKQGADEFKAYLQDETRDWLESFFWSAKQKNTLSTPQGMRKEISRVAERITWLQDQLLQKLYIQKTSQLFGVLEGDVAQEVAVHFRSRQTSANTAPAQPESSETVDTIPEPERKLLELMLEEGAPMIEYILGNMSLEEFQKGPSLELVEALVALYHGHTRESDKLGSIDVGQLQISALGRQLAASLLIRQHEISKKWEEKKIAVPKLNQNPKRIAKDCMRRVKRKLIKGEMKDLMSGITSAEEGSEAQLELQEEYRKKSQYLISLEKGEVFED; encoded by the coding sequence ATGTGGATCCCCGATCACATAGTGGATCAGGTGCGGGAAAGCTCAGATATCCTGGGTGTGGTTCAGGACTATGTGCGGATGAAAAAGGCGGGCAACAATTACGTGGGATTGTGTCCGTTTCACGAAGAAAAGACCCCATCCTTTAATGTGAATCCATCCAAAGGAATTTTTAAGTGTTTTGGGTGTGGCAAAGGGGGCAATGTCTTGACATTCGTGATGGAGATTGAGAGGCTTGAGTTCGTGGATGCGGTGCGTTGGCTTGCTGACCGAGCTGGGATTAAAATCCCGGAGCAGAGAGTAGATCGGGAGGCATTTGAACAGACAGAAGTCGTCTATCATGCGCTTCGATTCGCGTCCGAGTACTTTACCCAAAAACTTCAGGACCCCGTATCTGGTGCTGTGGCTCTTGCGTACTTGCAAAGGCGTGGATTAACAGAAAATACTATTGAGCGATTTCAATTGGGTTATGCGCCCGATTCATGGGATGGTCTTCTCAAGGCGGCAGAGCGCGGACATATCAAGCCTGAGGCCCTGGAAAGAGCCGGACTGGTCAAAAAGAATGACAAAGGGGGATATTATGATCGGTTCCGAAACCGGGTGATCTTTCCGGTCTGGTCCCATATCGGTAAGATTACAGGTTTTGGCGGTCGGGCGCTGAAAGAAGGTCCGAGAACGCCGAAGTACCTCAATTCACCAGAGACTGAAGTGTATCACAAAAGCTTCGTGCTCTATGGTCTTTATCAGGCCAAACGGGAAGCACGTCAGCAGGGCAAGGTTCTATTGGTGGAAGGGTACACGGATGTCCTGGCTCTGGATCAGGCAGGCATTGGATCGGTGGCATGCTGTGGAACCGCGCTCACACCGCAACAAGTAAAGCTGTTGGGACGCTTTGTGAAAGAAATCCAGTTGCTCTATGATGCAGACACAGCAGGAGCTGAGGCGACCGAACGTGCCATTGACTGTATCCTCCAAAATGGACTTGATGCAAGCGTTGTGTCGTTGCCGGAGGGAGAGGACCCGGATTCATTTGTTCGCAAACAGGGTGCCGATGAATTCAAGGCCTACCTTCAGGACGAGACCAGAGATTGGCTTGAATCCTTTTTCTGGTCTGCTAAGCAGAAGAACACACTCAGCACACCCCAGGGGATGCGGAAGGAAATTTCCAGGGTAGCAGAACGGATTACATGGTTGCAGGATCAGCTTCTGCAGAAATTATATATCCAAAAAACGAGTCAATTATTTGGTGTTCTGGAGGGAGATGTAGCGCAGGAGGTCGCTGTGCATTTCAGGAGCCGCCAAACGTCGGCCAATACAGCTCCTGCGCAGCCTGAAAGCTCTGAGACCGTCGATACAATTCCCGAGCCGGAGAGAAAACTCTTGGAGTTGATGCTGGAGGAGGGGGCTCCCATGATTGAATATATCCTGGGGAATATGAGCCTTGAAGAGTTTCAGAAAGGTCCCTCTCTGGAACTCGTAGAGGCATTGGTTGCTCTTTACCATGGGCATACTCGGGAGTCCGACAAACTGGGTTCGATCGACGTTGGGCAGCTTCAGATCAGCGCACTCGGTCGGCAGTTGGCCGCTAGCCTCCTGATACGTCAGCATGAGATTTCGAAGAAATGGGAAGAGAAAAAGATTGCAGTTCCCAAACTGAATCAAAATCCAAAGCGTATTGCGAAGGATTGCATGCGGCGAGTCAAGAGAAAGTTGATCAAAGGAGAGATGAAAGACCTGATGTCTGGGATAACAAGTGCCGAAGAAGGTAGTGAGGCGCAACTCGAACTACAGGAGGAGTACCGAAAGAAGAGTCAGTATCTGATTTCTCTTGAGAAGGGAGAAGTTTTTGAGGATTGA
- a CDS encoding MFS transporter, giving the protein MVNRNRLFYGSCLALLTTAFAFTVISGIAFSVKSEFVLTNAQLGVFTGVFFIGFTISQAIFSPLCDIIGMRWIVRGAFVTHVAGAILIMTAPSYVPAVAGSLCAGLGAGLVEAGCNPLVAALYPDNKTSKLNHFHMWFPYGNLIAAILLTLVFAQLGGGWRAQPLLILIPALGYGLMMFTAPFPQTEGVQAGVSVGQSFKALFAPIMLIMLPMMLLTASMELPPSSWVPPVLQAGGIDGLLVFGFVFGIMGTLRLLAGPVVRVLTPTGILFGGAILATLGLYLFSMAESPLMAFLTAAIWAAGIAYFWPTMLGYVSERNPKSGALGLGVMGAVGMLASFLVTPWLGSVADDRGHDTLDSPVVVKIFEDVSLQFPGVADNAGAQAGDIMAVNATVEDVLAQYESNGELPRGSTMQALRAISGSGVALEVVDRAQAELNPADNEGGRRSFRTLAPFGFILIVVFGLLLLRDLRAGGYRAEKLGRQEA; this is encoded by the coding sequence ATGGTTAATCGTAATCGTCTCTTTTATGGCAGCTGTCTTGCCTTGCTAACGACAGCATTTGCTTTCACTGTCATTTCTGGTATTGCCTTCTCGGTGAAATCAGAGTTTGTACTCACAAATGCACAACTGGGGGTTTTCACTGGTGTTTTCTTTATTGGATTTACCATCAGTCAGGCCATTTTTTCTCCACTCTGCGATATAATTGGAATGCGGTGGATTGTGCGAGGAGCATTCGTGACACATGTAGCTGGGGCAATACTGATCATGACTGCCCCGAGCTATGTGCCTGCCGTTGCCGGTTCATTATGCGCCGGACTTGGTGCTGGCTTGGTCGAAGCCGGGTGTAATCCGCTTGTTGCAGCACTCTATCCAGACAACAAGACTTCCAAGCTGAACCATTTTCACATGTGGTTCCCTTACGGAAACCTGATTGCCGCCATCCTTCTGACCCTAGTCTTCGCACAACTTGGAGGGGGTTGGCGCGCACAACCCTTACTGATCTTGATCCCCGCCCTAGGATATGGCTTGATGATGTTTACTGCCCCCTTCCCACAAACGGAGGGAGTTCAGGCTGGGGTCTCTGTAGGTCAATCATTTAAGGCGCTCTTTGCCCCGATTATGCTCATCATGTTACCTATGATGTTGCTTACAGCCTCGATGGAGCTGCCTCCGTCAAGTTGGGTTCCCCCTGTACTCCAAGCAGGCGGGATCGATGGATTGCTCGTGTTCGGATTCGTGTTTGGCATCATGGGCACGCTTCGCTTGCTCGCTGGTCCGGTAGTTCGAGTTCTTACTCCGACCGGCATCCTGTTTGGGGGCGCAATTCTTGCCACACTGGGACTCTACCTGTTCAGTATGGCAGAGTCACCGCTAATGGCTTTTCTGACAGCCGCAATCTGGGCCGCCGGGATTGCTTATTTCTGGCCGACCATGTTGGGCTATGTGTCCGAACGAAATCCTAAGAGCGGAGCGTTGGGGCTCGGCGTTATGGGGGCCGTAGGGATGTTGGCGTCCTTCCTTGTCACGCCCTGGCTGGGTAGCGTTGCCGATGACCGGGGACACGATACGCTGGACAGTCCGGTGGTTGTCAAAATATTTGAAGATGTGAGCCTCCAATTCCCGGGTGTCGCCGACAACGCTGGAGCACAAGCCGGTGATATTATGGCCGTAAATGCCACGGTTGAGGATGTACTGGCACAATACGAAAGCAATGGGGAACTGCCTCGTGGAAGTACCATGCAAGCACTCAGGGCCATCAGCGGATCCGGTGTAGCTTTAGAGGTCGTAGACCGGGCACAGGCGGAACTGAATCCTGCCGATAATGAGGGGGGCCGGCGCTCTTTCCGTACGCTGGCACCCTTTGGTTTCATCCTGATCGTGGTGTTCGGACTTCTGCTTTTGCGGGACCTCCGGGCCGGCGGTTACCGGGCAGAAAAGCTTGGAAGGCAGGAAGCATAG
- a CDS encoding arsenate reductase ArsC gives MNKPTVLFVCTHNSSRSQMAEGLLKHLYGDHYEVYSAGTDPSGVNPFAIRAMDEIGIDIQDQSSKNVREFLSMNLDTVVTVCDSAREACPFVPARSNIHRRFEDPRATSGSDAEKLAAFRRVRQQIYVWIEDYFRPPPS, from the coding sequence ATGAATAAGCCGACTGTGCTATTTGTTTGTACACATAACTCGTCCCGCTCGCAAATGGCAGAAGGTTTGCTGAAACACCTCTACGGCGATCACTATGAAGTGTACAGCGCGGGGACGGATCCAAGCGGTGTGAACCCATTTGCAATCCGTGCCATGGATGAAATCGGGATTGACATCCAGGACCAATCCTCCAAAAACGTCCGCGAATTCCTGTCGATGAACTTGGATACCGTTGTGACCGTCTGTGATTCTGCGCGTGAAGCCTGCCCCTTCGTCCCTGCCAGAAGTAATATTCATCGCCGTTTTGAGGACCCCCGCGCAACCAGTGGCTCAGATGCTGAAAAGCTCGCAGCCTTTCGACGTGTGCGACAGCAAATATATGTCTGGATTGAGGACTACTTTCGTCCACCTCCATCATGA
- a CDS encoding DUF2806 domain-containing protein has protein sequence MDPGLFALQTFIEYGLGNIAASYISTKFTDFKNRLWKEDLKLLAENQSEALKVLIPPDTVASREIEIGNTIRQKIVFQETRKLDNVMSTSMKAVPLLQGKKPPDVEPDHDFVAEFFSCVQNVSSDQMQEIWARLLAGKIMHPGSYSIRTVTVLKNMDTHVADVFAKFCSQCFRAPRMGPFARGFALNPRGSRPAAGVLHKAGLEYHEKMLLNEYGLTTFAGIPAIDLDRLVLRQDNNNVYWPEFQGKEWLLIAENPESTTSHTGKIDSDMLSTAGNQLFSLVKVVSDDSYLAAMRKFLRASGILLVDLDTLEAFDFNEQQEQLIMNHSLLKKIRSSK, from the coding sequence ATGGATCCGGGACTTTTCGCACTTCAAACATTTATCGAATACGGCTTAGGCAACATCGCCGCAAGCTACATTAGCACCAAGTTTACAGACTTCAAGAACAGGCTGTGGAAGGAGGACCTAAAGCTACTGGCAGAAAATCAATCTGAAGCACTAAAGGTACTTATCCCTCCAGATACTGTGGCATCTCGAGAAATTGAGATTGGAAATACGATTAGGCAGAAAATAGTCTTTCAGGAAACCAGAAAGCTAGATAACGTAATGAGTACGTCAATGAAGGCTGTACCATTACTCCAAGGAAAAAAACCGCCCGACGTGGAACCCGACCATGATTTTGTAGCAGAATTTTTCTCATGTGTGCAAAATGTTTCTTCTGACCAGATGCAGGAAATATGGGCACGACTTCTTGCCGGCAAGATTATGCACCCCGGTTCGTACTCAATTCGAACCGTTACGGTGCTGAAGAACATGGATACACATGTGGCCGACGTGTTCGCCAAATTCTGTTCCCAGTGCTTCCGCGCACCACGTATGGGCCCGTTTGCCAGAGGATTTGCATTAAACCCACGTGGATCCAGGCCAGCGGCGGGGGTGCTGCATAAGGCAGGGTTGGAGTATCACGAAAAAATGCTACTCAATGAATACGGTCTTACAACATTTGCGGGAATACCGGCCATTGATTTGGACCGCCTTGTTTTGCGGCAGGACAACAATAATGTCTACTGGCCGGAGTTTCAGGGTAAGGAGTGGCTTCTTATTGCCGAAAATCCTGAATCAACCACGTCACATACTGGAAAAATTGACTCAGACATGTTGAGTACCGCAGGCAATCAACTGTTCTCCTTGGTGAAAGTCGTTTCAGATGATTCATATCTAGCCGCAATGCGCAAATTCCTTCGGGCTTCCGGAATATTACTTGTGGACTTAGATACACTGGAAGCTTTCGATTTCAACGAGCAACAGGAGCAACTCATAATGAACCATTCGTTGTTAAAGAAAATACGCTCAAGTAAATAA